One part of the Streptomyces sp. NBC_00286 genome encodes these proteins:
- a CDS encoding VOC family protein — protein sequence MAIQRMDNVGIVVGDMDAAVAFFVELGMELEGRGEVEGPVADRCTGLDGVRCDIAMLRTPDGHSRLELAKYRSPAVISAGPRNRPHNILGTHRVMFAVDDIADTVARLRPHGAELVGEIAKFEDSYLLCYLRGPEGIIVGLAEQLR from the coding sequence ATGGCGATTCAGCGGATGGACAACGTCGGCATCGTCGTCGGGGACATGGATGCCGCCGTCGCGTTCTTCGTGGAACTCGGTATGGAGCTGGAGGGCAGGGGGGAGGTCGAGGGCCCCGTCGCCGATCGGTGCACCGGACTCGACGGCGTCCGCTGTGACATCGCGATGCTCCGTACCCCGGACGGTCACAGTCGGCTCGAGCTGGCGAAGTACCGCAGTCCCGCGGTGATCAGCGCCGGGCCGCGCAACCGGCCGCACAACATTCTGGGCACGCACCGCGTCATGTTCGCCGTCGACGACATCGCGGACACCGTCGCCCGCCTGCGCCCTCACGGCGCCGAACTCGTCGGCGAGATCGCCAAGTTCGAGGACAGTTACCTGCTCTGCTACCTCCGCGGCCCGGAGGGCATCATCGTCGGACTGGCCGAGCAACTGCGCTGA
- a CDS encoding DEAD/DEAH box helicase, with translation MNRTRTNDRFARTRAGGSGSKRGGSRYGAGAGSAVPGRSGTPRRPEGYGRRQAAPQGEFALPKTITPALGAVETFAELSMPAPLLAALGHEGVTAPFPIQAATLPNSLAGRDVLGRGRTGSGKTLAFGLAVLARTAGQRAEPRQPLALVLVPTRELAQQVTDALTPYARALRLRLTTVVGGMSIGRQAGALRGGAEVVVATPGRLKDLIDRGDCRLDRVAITVLDEADQMTDMGFMPQVTALLDQVRPEGQRMLFSATLDRNVDLLVRRYLHDPVVHSVDPSAGAVTTMEHHVLHVRGADKHRTTTEIAAREGRVLMFLDTKHAVDRLTEHLLNSGVRAGALHGGKSQPQRTRTLDRFKAGHVTVLVATNVAARGIHVDNLDLVVNVDPPSDHKDYLHRGGRTARAGESGSVVTLVTPNQRRDMSRLMAAAGITPQTTQVNSGEAELTRITGAQAPSGVPVTITVPVAERPRRGASSSSPSRGRRRGRPAQGRPTGEAARRTAQRPPASNPAA, from the coding sequence ATGAACCGCACCCGTACAAACGATCGCTTCGCCCGCACTCGCGCCGGAGGTTCCGGCTCCAAGAGGGGCGGCAGCCGCTACGGAGCCGGGGCCGGAAGCGCAGTCCCCGGCCGCTCCGGTACTCCGCGCCGTCCCGAAGGGTACGGACGTCGACAGGCCGCGCCTCAGGGTGAGTTCGCGCTGCCGAAGACGATCACCCCCGCGCTCGGTGCCGTCGAGACGTTCGCCGAACTCTCCATGCCTGCGCCGTTGCTGGCCGCGCTCGGCCACGAAGGCGTGACCGCACCGTTCCCGATCCAGGCGGCGACTCTGCCGAACTCCCTCGCCGGCCGCGACGTCCTCGGCCGTGGCCGCACCGGTTCGGGCAAGACGCTCGCCTTCGGCCTCGCGGTCCTCGCCCGTACGGCCGGTCAGCGCGCCGAGCCCCGGCAGCCGCTGGCCCTCGTCCTCGTACCCACCCGCGAGCTCGCCCAACAGGTCACCGACGCGCTCACTCCGTACGCCCGAGCTCTGCGGCTGCGGCTGACCACCGTGGTCGGCGGGATGTCGATCGGCAGGCAGGCCGGGGCACTGCGGGGCGGTGCGGAGGTCGTCGTCGCCACGCCTGGCCGGCTCAAGGACCTCATCGACCGCGGCGACTGCCGGCTGGACCGCGTCGCCATCACCGTTCTCGACGAGGCCGACCAGATGACCGACATGGGCTTCATGCCCCAGGTCACCGCGCTGCTCGACCAGGTGCGTCCCGAGGGTCAGCGGATGCTCTTCTCGGCCACCCTGGACCGTAACGTCGACCTGCTGGTCCGCCGCTATCTGCACGACCCGGTGGTCCACTCCGTCGACCCGTCCGCGGGTGCGGTCACCACCATGGAGCATCACGTACTCCACGTACGCGGCGCGGACAAGCACCGCACCACCACCGAGATCGCGGCCCGCGAGGGCCGGGTGCTCATGTTCCTGGACACCAAGCACGCGGTGGACCGGCTGACCGAGCATCTGCTGAACAGCGGCGTCCGCGCCGGCGCCCTGCACGGCGGCAAGTCCCAGCCGCAGCGCACCCGGACCCTGGACCGGTTCAAGGCCGGGCATGTGACGGTGCTGGTGGCGACCAATGTCGCGGCACGCGGAATCCACGTCGACAACCTCGATCTGGTCGTGAACGTCGATCCGCCCAGCGACCACAAGGACTATCTGCACCGTGGCGGCCGTACGGCACGCGCGGGCGAGTCCGGCAGCGTGGTCACCCTGGTGACCCCCAACCAGCGCCGCGACATGAGCCGGCTGATGGCCGCCGCCGGCATCACGCCCCAGACAACCCAAGTGAACTCGGGTGAAGCGGAGTTGACCCGCATCACAGGCGCTCAGGCCCCTTCGGGTGTCCCGGTCACCATCACGGTGCCGGTCGCGGAACGCCCCCGGCGCGGCGCCTCTTCCTCGTCCCCGTCCCGGGGCCGCCGCCGCGGTCGCCCCGCCCAGGGCCGACCCACCGGCGAGGCGGCACGCCGCACGGCACAGCGGCCGCCCGCCTCCAACCCGGCGGCCTAG
- a CDS encoding transcriptional regulator codes for MSAEIHDRLEGFDTTIHAPNRLRICALLDAAGEAEFGLVQKQLDLSASVLSKHVTVLMDAGYVEQRKAVRDTRQRVWLRLTRRGRDAYQGHLAALRAIVGPSDPAL; via the coding sequence GTGAGCGCCGAAATCCACGACCGGCTGGAGGGGTTCGACACCACCATCCACGCCCCGAACCGGCTGCGCATCTGCGCCCTCCTGGATGCTGCGGGCGAGGCGGAGTTCGGTCTGGTCCAAAAGCAGCTCGATCTCTCTGCCTCCGTGCTGAGCAAGCACGTCACCGTGCTGATGGACGCCGGCTACGTCGAGCAGCGGAAGGCCGTACGCGACACCCGGCAGCGAGTGTGGCTCCGGCTGACCCGGCGCGGCCGGGATGCGTATCAGGGGCACCTTGCGGCGCTGCGGGCGATCGTGGGGCCGTCGGATCCGGCTCTCTGA
- a CDS encoding sensor histidine kinase codes for MRHRTAWQALGQNPLKVLGSSWPWRSFAYLLSGVVFGAVAGAVLVVALVAGAVSLVVLAGVPILLGVALSGVAVTRFERWRLRLVDLDPVPDPHRAPERPGLVGWVRTRLREPATWRELGFTAVSATALWWMDFLVLGFALVVPVLVIMSPLDDAGAWPLVIVGLCLLAAAPYTITAWAGARAAVTRLMLAPRDSELGRELTDVRASRVRLVDAFDAERRRIERDLHDGAQQRLVSLNVMLGLAALDTEPDSPMAGRLAKAQEQVALAVDELRELSRGVHPKALTDHGLAAAVENLAGRSVLPVTVDIRLPRRLPLSVETAAYFVIAEALTNAVKHSQATRVEVHARLHTDLLDLSVSDDGIGGATPEAGTGLVGLADRVAVADGRLRISSPQGGPTLMHVELPCR; via the coding sequence ATGCGACATCGGACCGCCTGGCAGGCGCTCGGTCAGAACCCGCTGAAGGTGCTCGGCTCCAGCTGGCCCTGGCGGTCCTTCGCCTATCTGCTGTCCGGTGTGGTCTTCGGTGCCGTTGCCGGCGCGGTCCTCGTGGTGGCGCTGGTCGCAGGGGCCGTATCGCTGGTGGTGTTGGCGGGGGTGCCGATCCTGCTCGGTGTGGCGCTGTCCGGTGTCGCCGTCACCCGCTTCGAGCGGTGGCGCCTGCGCCTGGTGGACCTCGACCCGGTGCCGGACCCGCACCGGGCCCCCGAACGTCCGGGACTCGTCGGATGGGTACGAACCCGGCTGCGAGAGCCCGCGACCTGGCGTGAGCTGGGCTTCACCGCGGTGTCGGCGACCGCTCTGTGGTGGATGGACTTCCTCGTCCTGGGCTTCGCCCTGGTCGTCCCCGTACTGGTGATCATGTCGCCCCTCGACGACGCCGGCGCCTGGCCGCTGGTGATCGTCGGTCTCTGCCTGCTCGCCGCCGCGCCGTACACCATCACCGCCTGGGCCGGCGCCAGGGCGGCCGTCACCCGTCTCATGCTGGCGCCGCGCGACAGCGAACTGGGCCGTGAGCTCACCGACGTACGGGCCTCCAGGGTGCGGCTGGTCGATGCCTTCGACGCGGAGCGGCGCCGGATCGAGCGGGACCTTCACGATGGGGCACAGCAGCGGCTGGTCTCCCTGAACGTGATGCTCGGTCTGGCCGCCCTCGACACCGAGCCGGACTCACCTATGGCCGGCCGGCTCGCCAAGGCACAGGAACAAGTGGCGCTCGCTGTCGACGAGTTGCGTGAGCTCAGCCGCGGCGTCCACCCGAAGGCCCTCACCGACCACGGTCTGGCCGCCGCGGTCGAGAACCTGGCGGGGCGCTCCGTACTGCCCGTCACGGTCGACATCCGCCTGCCTCGTCGGCTGCCACTCTCCGTGGAGACAGCGGCGTACTTCGTGATCGCCGAGGCTCTGACCAACGCCGTCAAGCACAGTCAGGCAACCCGAGTCGAGGTGCACGCCCGCCTGCACACCGACCTGCTGGACCTGTCCGTCAGTGACGACGGCATCGGCGGCGCCACACCGGAGGCGGGCACCGGACTCGTCGGCCTGGCCGACCGTGTCGCCGTGGCGGACGGCAGACTCCGCATCTCCAGCCCACAGGGCGGGCCTACCCTGATGCACGTGGAGTTGCCGTGCCGTTGA
- a CDS encoding response regulator transcription factor codes for MPLTVVLAEDSPLMRDGLVGVLTRFGHQVLAAVGDADALIAAVREHAPDIVVTDVRMPPDNTDDGLRAAVALRQERPSLPVLVLSQYIEQSYAAHLLDLGSDTGVGYLLKDRVSAVSEFVDAVAQVAAGATVVDPEVVRQLLNRRRDPLQRLTPREREVLALMAEGRTNTAIARELYVTEAAVNKHVSNILQKLELHLDGHGHRRVLAVLTYLRG; via the coding sequence GTGCCGTTGACCGTCGTACTCGCCGAGGACTCCCCGCTGATGCGGGACGGCCTGGTCGGCGTGCTCACCCGCTTCGGCCACCAGGTGCTTGCCGCCGTCGGCGACGCGGACGCCCTGATCGCGGCGGTCCGGGAACACGCTCCCGACATCGTCGTCACCGACGTCCGCATGCCACCGGACAACACCGACGACGGCCTGCGCGCCGCCGTCGCCCTGCGCCAGGAACGCCCCAGCCTGCCGGTCCTGGTACTCAGCCAGTACATCGAGCAGTCCTACGCAGCCCATCTGCTCGATCTCGGCAGCGACACCGGGGTCGGCTACCTCCTCAAGGACCGCGTCAGCGCCGTCAGCGAGTTCGTCGACGCGGTCGCCCAGGTCGCCGCGGGCGCGACGGTCGTGGATCCCGAGGTGGTCCGCCAACTTCTCAACCGCCGCCGCGATCCCCTGCAGCGCCTCACGCCCCGAGAGCGCGAGGTCCTCGCCCTGATGGCCGAGGGGCGCACCAACACCGCCATCGCCCGCGAGCTGTACGTCACCGAGGCAGCGGTCAACAAGCACGTCAGCAACATCCTCCAGAAACTCGAGCTCCACCTCGACGGCCACGGCCACCGCCGCGTCCTCGCCGTCCTCACCTACCTCCGCGGATGA
- a CDS encoding helix-turn-helix domain-containing protein produces the protein MTADTPLSGRLDDDDYPAYTMGRAAEMLGTTPGFLRAIGEARLITPLRSEGGHRRYSRYQLRIAARARELVDQGTPIEAACRIVILEDQLEEAQRINAEYRRAAKDESDSSS, from the coding sequence ATGACAGCAGATACTCCGCTCAGCGGTCGTCTGGACGACGACGACTACCCCGCGTACACCATGGGCCGGGCCGCCGAAATGCTCGGCACCACCCCCGGCTTTCTCCGGGCCATCGGTGAGGCCCGTCTGATCACTCCGCTCCGCTCGGAAGGCGGGCACCGCCGGTACTCCCGTTACCAGCTGCGGATCGCCGCCCGCGCCCGCGAACTCGTCGACCAGGGGACCCCGATCGAGGCCGCCTGCCGCATCGTCATCCTCGAGGACCAGCTCGAGGAAGCGCAGCGCATCAACGCCGAGTACCGCCGCGCCGCGAAGGACGAGTCCGACAGTTCCAGCTGA
- a CDS encoding serine hydrolase domain-containing protein has translation MKLITVPTGMRRRLGTVLAALGIAVAATAVPASSAPRSTVALESTAASGSYAAPDPASIDRFVRDYLEQTRLPGAVVAVTEGDRVVHTAGYGHTASGQAMTERTRLPVASLSKSMTALAVMQLVEAGKVDLDQPVHRYLPEFTLADRRSREITVRQVLTQTSGMADSAYPDLTRAQPHTLKEAVAAMREAPLAAEPGTRYRYHNPNYFVAARLVEVVSGQPFADYLSVNLFDPLRMTHTASLDTTTEMPDRARGYVRAYGTVLSRPHPRWFTAGGHGVVTTADDLSRWLIAQNNQGVSAEDRRIATARTIELTHTPPKAPKDTDYGMGWRRNRQGDGPEQIQHSGQLLTHNSMATLLPDSRIGIAVVTNTGLISGDDAAQISQGLVDLARGKKPEVAKPFSMTADWVLAALTLLAAGLGIRGVLRAPRWARRSARRPWWRTALRLLPQTLPILFLAQLAALLGLLMNRSGTLAQTTYAWPALVVCAAVGSLASVAVVSARALALFRCRQQAISVTAK, from the coding sequence ATGAAGCTGATCACCGTCCCTACCGGCATGCGTCGCCGACTCGGCACCGTGCTGGCCGCGCTCGGCATCGCGGTCGCGGCCACCGCCGTACCGGCCTCCTCGGCCCCGCGGTCCACCGTCGCCCTGGAGTCCACCGCCGCCTCGGGGTCGTACGCCGCCCCGGATCCGGCCTCGATCGACCGATTCGTACGCGACTACCTGGAGCAGACCCGGCTGCCGGGCGCGGTGGTCGCCGTGACCGAGGGCGACCGGGTCGTCCACACCGCGGGATACGGGCACACCGCCTCCGGTCAGGCCATGACGGAGCGGACGCGCCTACCCGTGGCGTCACTGTCGAAGTCCATGACCGCACTCGCCGTCATGCAACTGGTAGAGGCGGGCAAAGTCGACCTGGACCAGCCTGTGCACCGCTATCTGCCCGAGTTCACCCTGGCCGACCGGCGTTCCCGGGAGATCACCGTCCGGCAGGTCCTGACCCAGACCTCCGGTATGGCCGACTCCGCCTACCCGGATCTGACCCGCGCCCAGCCGCACACCCTCAAAGAGGCCGTCGCCGCGATGCGCGAGGCGCCCCTCGCCGCCGAGCCAGGAACCCGGTACCGCTACCACAACCCCAACTACTTCGTCGCGGCACGCCTGGTGGAGGTGGTCAGCGGACAGCCCTTCGCCGACTACCTCTCCGTCAATCTCTTCGATCCGCTGCGCATGACGCACACCGCCTCCCTCGACACGACCACCGAGATGCCCGACCGGGCGCGCGGCTACGTCCGCGCCTACGGCACCGTGTTGTCCCGTCCGCACCCGCGCTGGTTCACCGCGGGCGGCCACGGTGTCGTCACCACGGCCGACGACCTCTCCCGGTGGCTCATCGCCCAGAACAACCAGGGCGTGTCCGCCGAGGACCGCCGTATCGCCACCGCACGCACCATCGAGCTGACGCACACCCCACCGAAGGCGCCGAAGGACACGGACTACGGGATGGGTTGGCGGCGGAATCGGCAGGGTGACGGGCCCGAGCAGATCCAGCACAGCGGCCAACTCCTGACCCACAACTCCATGGCCACACTGCTGCCCGACAGCCGGATCGGCATCGCGGTCGTCACCAATACCGGCCTGATCTCCGGAGACGACGCCGCCCAGATCTCGCAGGGCCTCGTCGACCTCGCGCGGGGCAAGAAGCCCGAGGTGGCGAAGCCCTTCTCGATGACGGCCGACTGGGTTCTGGCGGCCCTGACTCTGCTGGCGGCGGGTCTCGGCATCCGCGGTGTCCTGCGCGCGCCCCGATGGGCGCGGCGCTCCGCACGGCGACCATGGTGGCGTACGGCCCTGCGGTTGCTGCCCCAGACGCTCCCGATCCTCTTCCTCGCTCAACTCGCCGCGCTGCTCGGCCTGTTGATGAACCGCTCCGGAACCCTGGCGCAGACCACCTACGCCTGGCCGGCCCTTGTCGTATGCGCGGCAGTCGGGAGCCTCGCCTCCGTCGCGGTCGTCAGCGCCCGGGCTCTCGCCTTGTTCCGCTGCCGCCAACAGGCAATATCTGTGACCGCGAAATGA
- a CDS encoding cold-shock protein, translating into MATGTVKWFNAEKGFGFIEQDGGGADVFAHYSNIAAQGFRELLEGQKVTFDIAQGQKGPTAENIVPA; encoded by the coding sequence ATGGCTACCGGCACCGTGAAGTGGTTCAACGCGGAAAAGGGCTTCGGCTTCATCGAGCAGGACGGCGGCGGCGCCGACGTCTTCGCTCACTACTCGAACATCGCCGCTCAGGGCTTCCGTGAGCTGTTGGAAGGCCAGAAGGTCACCTTCGACATCGCGCAGGGCCAGAAGGGCCCGACGGCCGAGAACATCGTTCCCGCCTGA
- a CDS encoding CAP domain-containing protein translates to MNKHRQKKKRRKISRTAVIVVAAGAVGIPSVALASGSELGGLRSVASSWLGWGGGTSDQVADAEPSRTPSASPDTPKASPSPRTTPAKTRKASPSASKSPSPTPTRPRTKPDRPAPPPSTPTPKTTRPSKAPSAPASPADSGPTSRVLALVNAEREKAGCGPVTTNAKLTKAAQNHSQDMADHKNMSHTGSDGSDMGERLARVGYNFRSAGENVAAGYGTPESVMDGWMNSPGHKANILNCGFKELGIGLAQPGNYWTQNFGS, encoded by the coding sequence ATGAACAAGCATCGCCAGAAAAAGAAGCGCCGGAAGATATCCCGTACCGCAGTCATCGTGGTGGCTGCGGGCGCCGTGGGTATTCCTTCGGTCGCACTGGCGAGCGGCAGCGAGCTGGGAGGCTTGCGCAGTGTGGCGTCCTCCTGGCTGGGATGGGGCGGCGGCACATCGGATCAAGTAGCCGACGCGGAGCCCTCGCGGACGCCCTCCGCGTCCCCGGACACCCCCAAGGCGAGCCCTTCTCCTCGTACCACTCCGGCGAAAACCCGGAAAGCCTCCCCCTCGGCGTCCAAGAGCCCCAGTCCCACCCCGACGCGTCCCCGCACCAAGCCCGACAGGCCTGCTCCGCCTCCAAGCACGCCGACTCCGAAGACCACGCGTCCCAGCAAAGCTCCGAGCGCCCCCGCCAGCCCTGCGGATTCCGGCCCCACGAGTCGTGTGCTGGCTCTGGTCAACGCAGAACGCGAGAAGGCAGGTTGCGGCCCGGTGACCACGAACGCCAAGCTCACCAAGGCTGCCCAGAACCACAGCCAGGACATGGCCGACCACAAGAACATGTCGCACACCGGTTCCGACGGTTCGGACATGGGCGAGCGGCTCGCTCGCGTCGGATACAACTTCAGGTCGGCCGGCGAGAACGTCGCCGCCGGATACGGCACCCCCGAAAGCGTCATGGACGGCTGGATGAACAGCCCCGGCCACAAGGCCAACATCCTCAACTGCGGCTTCAAGGAGCTCGGCATCGGCCTGGCCCAGCCGGGCAACTACTGGACGCAGAACTTCGGGTCGTAG
- a CDS encoding SCO5918 family protein translates to MRCVIARFPFEFTKQEVVDSMKGIKPEAITGESVLIGRRHYPVKQVGEVITRQDRRDFTSGEVTRAMSRLGFTCRDGEESAPAAPALTPLQAASALLGTPAS, encoded by the coding sequence ATGCGCTGTGTCATCGCCCGGTTCCCGTTCGAGTTCACCAAGCAAGAGGTAGTGGACTCCATGAAGGGCATCAAGCCCGAGGCCATCACGGGTGAGTCCGTGCTCATCGGCCGCCGCCACTATCCCGTCAAGCAAGTGGGCGAAGTCATCACCCGGCAGGACCGCCGTGACTTCACCAGCGGGGAAGTCACCCGCGCCATGAGCCGCCTCGGTTTCACCTGCCGCGACGGCGAGGAGAGCGCGCCCGCCGCCCCCGCCCTGACACCGCTGCAGGCCGCATCGGCCCTGCTTGGTACGCCCGCCTCCTGA
- a CDS encoding lysyl oxidase family protein, which translates to MALTDEDQMTRQQHHRSRLQRSALAAGAALTVAVAGAGAAPGAGAAEEGTAGKPKLKLIAASNAVTAERWEWEGETGVDLDLGTYVTVDNAPLEIKVKRKSYKDPIVAQQILRDGTKTTTKTLPAGLVKDFTGLPGFLEVSFEDAAGQEVAKSKGNFCPNNASGRIRPDGAATSHYPQSCPTNPFTLGSVWGVERGWASNSSAYGYDEPVDLAVGEYTAKVRVAKKYRDLFGIPNDQPTIKVTVREENDGGGGAGLTARSGHSGHSGHQAAGRAGHHGPDAPTPGALSHALEDRGLAHHLGDGPGHTDGSRIAPALKPATKRPTGRASVPADVPKPDLRSLPAFNIAISDGADGDVADKDYLAFSANVWNAGPAPLVVDGFRSPGKDLMDAYQYFYDAAGKQVGYTPTGTMEWDPREGHDHWHFTDFASYRLLSADQTKEIRSGKEAFCLANTDAVDYTVKNANWKPFNTDLSTACGEENSISVREVLDVGSGDTYTQDIPGQSFDISDVPNGTYYIQVIANPEKRLKETNTGNNVALRKVVLSGEPGARSVTVPPHHLIDAP; encoded by the coding sequence ATGGCGCTCACAGACGAGGATCAGATGACCAGACAGCAGCACCACCGCAGTCGCCTGCAGCGTTCGGCGTTAGCCGCAGGCGCCGCGCTCACCGTCGCCGTCGCCGGGGCGGGAGCCGCTCCCGGAGCCGGGGCGGCCGAGGAGGGCACGGCAGGCAAGCCGAAGCTCAAGCTGATCGCCGCGTCGAACGCGGTGACAGCCGAACGCTGGGAGTGGGAGGGGGAGACCGGCGTCGACCTGGACCTGGGGACGTACGTCACCGTCGACAACGCGCCACTGGAGATCAAGGTCAAGCGCAAGTCGTACAAGGACCCCATAGTCGCCCAGCAGATCCTGCGCGACGGCACGAAGACCACGACCAAGACCCTCCCCGCCGGCCTGGTGAAGGACTTCACCGGGCTGCCCGGCTTCCTGGAGGTGTCTTTCGAGGACGCGGCAGGCCAGGAGGTGGCCAAGAGCAAGGGCAACTTCTGCCCGAACAACGCCTCCGGCCGTATCCGCCCCGACGGCGCGGCGACCTCCCACTATCCGCAGAGCTGCCCGACCAACCCGTTCACGCTGGGCTCGGTGTGGGGCGTGGAGAGGGGCTGGGCGTCCAACTCCAGCGCCTACGGCTACGACGAGCCGGTGGACCTGGCGGTCGGTGAGTACACGGCGAAGGTGCGGGTGGCGAAGAAGTACCGGGACCTGTTCGGCATCCCCAACGACCAGCCGACGATCAAGGTGACGGTGCGTGAGGAGAACGACGGGGGCGGCGGCGCGGGACTGACCGCCCGCTCCGGCCACTCCGGGCACTCCGGGCATCAGGCCGCCGGCCGCGCGGGCCACCACGGCCCCGACGCCCCCACCCCGGGCGCCCTCTCGCACGCCCTCGAGGACCGGGGCCTGGCCCACCACTTGGGCGACGGACCCGGCCACACCGACGGCTCCCGCATCGCGCCCGCACTGAAGCCGGCCACCAAGCGGCCCACCGGCCGGGCGAGCGTCCCGGCCGACGTGCCCAAGCCCGACCTGCGGTCCCTGCCCGCCTTCAACATCGCCATCAGCGACGGTGCGGACGGCGACGTGGCCGACAAGGACTACCTCGCCTTCAGCGCCAACGTCTGGAACGCGGGCCCCGCCCCCCTCGTCGTGGACGGCTTCCGCAGCCCCGGCAAGGACCTGATGGACGCCTACCAGTACTTCTACGACGCGGCCGGCAAGCAGGTCGGCTACACCCCCACCGGCACCATGGAGTGGGACCCGCGCGAGGGCCACGATCACTGGCACTTCACCGACTTCGCCAGCTACCGCCTGCTCAGCGCGGACCAGACGAAGGAGATCCGCAGCGGCAAGGAGGCGTTCTGCCTGGCCAACACTGACGCCGTCGACTACACGGTGAAGAACGCCAACTGGAAGCCGTTCAACACCGATCTGTCGACCGCCTGCGGCGAGGAGAACTCCATCTCCGTACGGGAGGTCCTCGACGTCGGCTCCGGTGACACGTACACCCAGGACATTCCCGGGCAGTCCTTCGACATCAGCGACGTGCCGAACGGCACGTACTACATCCAGGTCATCGCCAACCCGGAGAAGCGCCTCAAGGAGACGAACACCGGCAACAACGTCGCGCTGCGCAAGGTCGTCCTGAGCGGTGAGCCGGGCGCACGCTCGGTGACCGTGCCGCCGCACCATCTGATCGACGCCCCGTAA
- a CDS encoding TetR/AcrR family transcriptional regulator, whose protein sequence is MAHVSAAERRPQLIKAAIDLMTREGVAAGSTRAIAAELGVAQATVHYTFGTKEDLYRAVMEQLTHDLVAQVERAAPADAGFEESIAALATALWRTLREQPTTHQLLHELSMFALRTPRLQEALESHSRETMAVTTKLVTEAAERTGHQLAQPAETLARFFLAGFDGLSVQHLSLPDEEAELICLQALVSAVVALAGGRMELMALPTK, encoded by the coding sequence ATGGCTCATGTTTCCGCGGCGGAGCGCCGCCCTCAGCTGATCAAGGCCGCCATCGACCTCATGACCAGGGAGGGGGTGGCTGCCGGAAGCACCCGTGCCATCGCGGCCGAGCTGGGCGTGGCCCAGGCGACGGTGCACTACACCTTCGGCACCAAGGAAGATCTGTACCGGGCTGTCATGGAGCAGCTCACCCATGATCTGGTCGCCCAGGTCGAACGGGCGGCGCCCGCGGACGCCGGCTTCGAGGAGTCGATCGCGGCGCTCGCCACCGCCCTGTGGCGGACCCTGCGCGAGCAGCCGACCACCCACCAGCTCCTCCACGAACTGTCCATGTTCGCGCTCCGGACACCGCGGCTGCAGGAAGCCCTTGAGAGCCACTCCCGCGAGACGATGGCCGTGACGACGAAGCTGGTGACCGAGGCGGCCGAGCGCACCGGTCACCAGCTCGCCCAGCCGGCGGAGACCCTCGCCCGGTTCTTCCTGGCCGGCTTCGACGGCCTCTCGGTGCAGCATCTCTCACTGCCCGACGAGGAGGCCGAGCTCATCTGTCTGCAGGCTCTGGTCTCCGCTGTCGTCGCGCTCGCCGGCGGCCGAATGGAGCTCATGGCCCTGCCGACGAAGTGA
- a CDS encoding PadR family transcriptional regulator — translation MIKGAPESDDQRRSQLLRGVLDLCLLSLISSRPRYGYEFVEALADSGLELVSEGSIYPLLARMERARLISSYRAPSSSGGAPRKYYRLTEAGRAELTSGQAVWRAFTGQVDRILTDTES, via the coding sequence ATGATAAAGGGGGCGCCCGAATCGGATGACCAGCGGCGCAGTCAGCTCCTGCGTGGGGTCCTTGATTTGTGTCTGCTGTCGCTGATCTCCAGTCGGCCGCGGTACGGCTACGAGTTCGTGGAGGCGCTGGCGGACAGTGGGCTTGAGTTGGTGAGCGAGGGCAGCATCTATCCGCTGCTCGCCCGGATGGAACGGGCGCGGCTCATCTCCTCGTACCGCGCGCCGTCCTCGAGCGGCGGCGCCCCGCGCAAGTACTACCGCCTGACCGAGGCCGGGCGCGCCGAACTGACCAGCGGCCAGGCCGTGTGGCGCGCCTTCACCGGGCAGGTGGACCGAATCCTGACGGACACCGAATCCTGA